AGAAAACCCGCCATGACGATATATTCTCATTGGCGGGTTTGATAGCATTGTATAATTTATTTCTCTAGGGCTTTGACCTTTTTCTCGAGTTCAATCACTGTGTTTCTAAGGTCTGGAAGATTTTTAAAGACAGCATAACAGCGCTGGTATTTACCAAAGCCAAAGGCCGGAGATCCCTGTACAACATCGCCATCGTTCCGAAGGTTGGATGAGATTCCCGATTGTGCAGCAATCTTCATTCCATCGGGGATGGCAATATGGCCAACAATACCTACCTGTCCACCTATCATACAGCCCTTGCCAACCTTAGCCGATCCTGCAATGCCGGTTTGCGCGGCAATAACCGTATTTTCGCCTATTTCAACGTTATGGGCTATCTGTATTAGATTGTCGATCTTGGCTCCTTTTCGTACGATTGTTGAGCCCATTACAGCTCTGTCGATGGCGGTGTTTGCACCAATCTCAACGTAGTCCTCGAGAATTACGTTGCCCAACTGTGGTATTTTTTTGTAGTTGCCATCTTCCGATGGGGCAAATCCAAATCCATCGCTACCAATTACGGTTCCAGCGTGAATGGTTACATTATTACCGATTACGCAGTCGTAGTATACCTTTACTCCCGGATAGAGGATGGCTTCATCGCCTATCGTTACGTTATCACCAATATATACTTGAGGGTAGAGTTTCACATTGTTTCCAATCCGAGCATTTTCACCAATGTAGACAAAGGCTCCAATGTATGGGTTCTCTCCAATCTTGGCTGTTGGTTCAATCTCTACCTGTTTGCTCACACCCTTTTTCTCGCCGCGAGCTTTGCTTACCATATCGAGTAAGAATGCAAAAGCTTGGTATGCATCGGCCACTCGAATTAGGGTTGCTTTTATAGGCTCGGTAGCTACAAAATCTTTGTTTACGAGCACTACCGACGATTCGGTTGTGTAAATGTATTTCTCATATTTTGGGTTGGCCAAAAACGAAAGGTAACCGGGCTGTCCCTCCTCAATTTTGGCAATATTATTTACCTTAACGTCGGGGTTTCCTTCCACTATTCCTTGGAGAAACTGAGCTATTGTTGCGGCTGTAAATTCCATATGAAATTGTTTCAATTTGTGGCAAAACTAATACTTTAAATCCAACCGACTATCTCTTTCGGATAGCAGAAGAAATATTTTTTAACAGTATTGCCTAATGCCGAGTGGTTTAGCATTTCAGAGGCAGTGTAAATATCCTCTAGTCGGTTATTCTTAAATAAGATTTTTATGGTCTCCTGCTTGGGGTTATAGAAGCTATTGGTTACCTCTCCTGCAAAGCAAAGGTAGCCTGTATGAACATCCGAAAGGTTCATTCTGTTTCGACATATCTCCTTTACTAATGCTACTCGTTCCTGGGAAAATGGTGTTCCCGATAGTTCAACATGGAGCAGACGGCGGTTATTCAATCGGCAGCACATATCCGCTAATGTCGTGTCGGGATGATTCATCCAATCCTTAATGGCAAGCGCAATGTCCGAATCGTCGAGGCTGGCGAACATATCCAGCCACGATTCAATCGGCTCTAGTTCCGTTCTCCCCGAGAGGAAAAAGTGCAGCCTTGGGGAACTGGCAATGGGAATCCGCTGTTCCACTAGTTCTCTGGCACGATGTAGAATGGCGATGAGCATCTGTTCGGCTCCAACTACTGTTTTGTGCAGGTATACTTGCCAATACATCATCCGGCGGGCAATTAGAAATTTTTCAATGGAATATATTCCTTTGGCCTCCACAACCAATTCGTCGGAAGCAACATAGAGCATTTTAATAATACGCTCTAGGCCAATAGTACCTTCGGCTACACCGGAGAAGAAACTATCGCGACGCAGGTAGTCCAATCGATCTACGTCCAGCTGGCTCGAGACCAGCTGATGAAGAAATTTCTTGGAGTATTGATTGCTAAAGATAGCAATGGCCATATCCAGTCGGCCACCCAACTCCCGATTGAGTTGATTCATAAAGGCCATTGAAAGCAACTCATGGCTAGTTTTTTTCGAAAACGAATGCTCAAGGGCGTGAGAGTACGGCCCATGTCCAAGATCATGAAGCAGAATTGCTGCAATTGCGCCCTCTTCCTCTTCCGATGTTATCTCAATTCCTTTCTCCTTCAACACCTGTATCGCCTGGGTCATTAAATGCATTGCTCCGAGGGTGTGCTGGAAACGATTGTGTACGGCCCCAGGATACACCAAATAACTAAGCCCTAGCTGCTTAATGTTTCTGAGCCTTTGCAGCCAGCGATGCTCAATTAACTCAAAAGCGAGAGCGTTGGGTATTGTTATAAAGCCATGAACGGGATCGTTGACGATTTTTTGTTTGAAAGAGGGCATTGTGGACATAAATAAAGATGGATTGCTGGTGTTGTTCTGTGACTCAATTGGCGATTACTTTGTAGGGGTTGGGGGAGGTTAAAGATAACGCATTTGCAACAAAATATTTCTAATTTCTTTAATATTTTTGGGAAGTTAGCTGAGAATGATTACTTTTGCAGAGTTAAGTCGACAGTGGACGGCGGAGGGGGGACTGGAGTCCCCCATTTTATTATGCAAAACTCAGTAATGTTGAAGCAGGAAGAGATCAGAGAACTAGTCAAGCAAGAGGCAATCGCACGGGGACTTTTTTTGGTGGACGTAAAGGTCAATAACCAAAACGTAATCGAAGTGGAGATTGACTCGGAGGGTGGCATTGGCATAAAGGAGTGTATCGAGGTAAATAAGGCAATTGAAGCCTTGCTCGATCGCGAAAAAAACGACTTTGAGTTAACTGTTGCTTCTCCCGGGTTGGGTCAACCATTAAAGGTGTTTGAACAGTATCAAAAAAACATTGGTAAGACGCTCGATATCGTAACTGTAACAGGTGAAAAACTTAAAGGTGTGCTCTTAGAAGCAAGCCTCGAAGAAGGCATTGCCTTGGAGGTTAGTGAGAAGCGAGTTGTTGACGGGACCTCCAGGAAGCGTGCAATGGTTGTTGAGGTATATAAAATGAAATTAGAAGAAATAAAGACAGCGAAAGTTGTTATTTCCTTTAAATAATATTGGCAATTTTTAGGTAAAGCAATGGAAAACTTGAACCTGATTGATACTTTTTCCGAGTTTAAGGAACTCAAAAGCATTGATAGACCTACAATGATGAGTGTTTTGGAAGATGTCTTCCGCAGCATGCTCATTAAAATGTATGGATCCGATGAGAATTTCGATATTGTTGTAAATATCGACAAGGGCGACTTTGAGATTTGGAGAAACAGAACGATTGTTGAAGACGGTAGCGTTGAAGATGTCAACAAGCAGATAGCCTTCACCGATGCGCAGAAAATTGACAAGGAATACGAAGTGGGCGAAGATGTTACCGATCCGGTAAAACTTTCCGATTTTGGTCGTAGGGCCATCCTTGCTTTGCGTCAAAACTTGACTTCACGTATCCTAGATCTCGAAAAAAACAATCTTTACAATAAGTATAAGGATAAAATTGGCGATCTCCTTACGGGTGAGGTTTACCAAGTTTGGAAGAAGGAGATTCTTGTTCTCGACGATGAGGGCAACGAATTGATTTTACCAAAGAATGAGCAAATTCCGGGCGATTTCTTCCGCAAGGGCGACAGCCTCAGGGCTGTAGTGATCCGTGTGGAGATGAAAAACAACAGCCCTATTATTGTTCTCTCCCGTACTTCACCAGTATTCCTTGAGCGCCTCTTCGAATTGGAGGTCCCTGAAATTTTTGACGGATTAATCACCATCAAGAAAATCGTGAGAATTCCTGGCGAAAGAGCTAAGGTAGCAGTGGAATCGTACGATGAGCGTATCGATCCAGTTGGTGCTTGCGTTGGAATGAAGGGATCGCGTATTCACGGAATTGTTCGTGAATTGCGTAATGAGAACATCGATATTATCAACTTTACTACTAATATACAACTCTTCATCACCCGCGCCCTCAGCCCTGCTAAGGTTAGCGAGATTAAGATGGACGAGAAGTTTAAGAAAGCCGAAGTTTACCTTAAGCCTACCGAAGTATCGCTGGCTATTGGAAAGGGAGGTTATAATATACGCTTGGCCAGTCAACTCACCGGCTACGAAATTGACGTTTACCGCGAAACCGAAGAGGAGGAAGAGGAAGATGTTAATCTAGACGAATTTGGCGATGAGATCGAAAGCTGGGTAATTACCGCATTAAAAGGTATTGGATGTGATACCGCAAGGAGTGTACTCGACATACCAATTTCCGAATTGGTGCGCAGAACCGACTTGGAAGAAGAGACCGTGAAAGAAGTTGTGAAAATTTTTAGGGCGGAATTGGAGTAACATTATATTTGCATTTGAAATGGAAACCGACAGGCTGGTTTACCATAACAGTTGAGGACTGATTTATGACACAATTCGAGAAAGCGGCAAGGCTTAGTAAGCTGGCGATAGAGTTTAATGTGGGCATGTCTACTCTGGTGGATTACCTTAAAAAGAAAGGTCACGAGATTGACTCAAGCCCGAACGCCAAGGTTGCTCCCGAGCTTTGCGAAATCATTGCCAAAGAATATGGCAAGGATGCAAACATTAGGGACGCCTCTAAGAAGCTTAGTTTAAAGAACCTTCGTGAGAAGAAGGAAACAATTTCTATTTCCGACAGAGACGACGACGCGTCAAGCGCTGATGATTCTGTTAGAGACAGTGATGAACTATTCATCAAGGTAACGACTGAGTCTCCTGTTGAGAAAAAGGAGAAGTTGGAAGAAGTTGTTTCGCATCAACCCGTTAAGGATATTGAAGTTAAGGTCGTTGGAAAAATCGACCTCAATAGCATGACTGGTAAAAAGAAGACACAAGACGAACCTGTTGCTCCAGTAGTTAAGTCCGTTCCAGTTGTGGAAGAAAAGGCGGAACCCGTTGTAGCGCCTGCACCGGTTAAGGTGGAAAAAGTTAAACCTATTCCTGTAACAGAATTGCCTCGCGAAGAAATTGCTGTGAAGGTTGTTGGGAAAATTGATCTCGATCAAAACCGCAAAAAGCCTGCTGGCGCTGAACAAAATCAGGATAATAGACCTAAGCATAAGCCTCACGCCCCTAAGCAAGAACAGCTAGAGACCGAGAAGAAACCTCATGCGAAATCGCCTGAAAAAGTACAAACACACAAGCCAGAGCAACACAAGCAGAAACCAGTGGCAGCAGAACCAAAGCCGGTTATTGCTTCTGAGCCCGTTACCGAAGAACCTAAAGCAGCAGTATTGCCAGTGGAATTATATAGATCGGCAGTTGAAAAACTGACAGGTCCAACCGTCATTGGTAGAATCGATCTCGATGCTATCCAACCAAAGAAAAAACCCGTTGCCTCTTCCTCCGATTTTGATAAGAAGAAAAAGAAGCGCAAGCGGATCAAGAAGGACATGCCAAACAAGCCTACGGCTGAAGGTGGTGCTCCTAAGCCAGCAACAACAACTGAACATAAGCCCAAGATACCTGTATCTAGTGGCCCAATGCGCTTTATTAAGAAGGATAACCGTGAGCGGACCGCTGCTGGAGTTCCAATTATTGCTGGACCAAATGACAAGAACAAGGGAAAGAAACG
This portion of the Williamwhitmania taraxaci genome encodes:
- a CDS encoding HD domain-containing protein yields the protein MPSFKQKIVNDPVHGFITIPNALAFELIEHRWLQRLRNIKQLGLSYLVYPGAVHNRFQHTLGAMHLMTQAIQVLKEKGIEITSEEEEGAIAAILLHDLGHGPYSHALEHSFSKKTSHELLSMAFMNQLNRELGGRLDMAIAIFSNQYSKKFLHQLVSSQLDVDRLDYLRRDSFFSGVAEGTIGLERIIKMLYVASDELVVEAKGIYSIEKFLIARRMMYWQVYLHKTVVGAEQMLIAILHRARELVEQRIPIASSPRLHFFLSGRTELEPIESWLDMFASLDDSDIALAIKDWMNHPDTTLADMCCRLNNRRLLHVELSGTPFSQERVALVKEICRNRMNLSDVHTGYLCFAGEVTNSFYNPKQETIKILFKNNRLEDIYTASEMLNHSALGNTVKKYFFCYPKEIVGWI
- the nusA gene encoding transcription termination factor NusA, giving the protein MENLNLIDTFSEFKELKSIDRPTMMSVLEDVFRSMLIKMYGSDENFDIVVNIDKGDFEIWRNRTIVEDGSVEDVNKQIAFTDAQKIDKEYEVGEDVTDPVKLSDFGRRAILALRQNLTSRILDLEKNNLYNKYKDKIGDLLTGEVYQVWKKEILVLDDEGNELILPKNEQIPGDFFRKGDSLRAVVIRVEMKNNSPIIVLSRTSPVFLERLFELEVPEIFDGLITIKKIVRIPGERAKVAVESYDERIDPVGACVGMKGSRIHGIVRELRNENIDIINFTTNIQLFITRALSPAKVSEIKMDEKFKKAEVYLKPTEVSLAIGKGGYNIRLASQLTGYEIDVYRETEEEEEEDVNLDEFGDEIESWVITALKGIGCDTARSVLDIPISELVRRTDLEEETVKEVVKIFRAELE
- the rimP gene encoding ribosome assembly cofactor RimP, coding for MLKQEEIRELVKQEAIARGLFLVDVKVNNQNVIEVEIDSEGGIGIKECIEVNKAIEALLDREKNDFELTVASPGLGQPLKVFEQYQKNIGKTLDIVTVTGEKLKGVLLEASLEEGIALEVSEKRVVDGTSRKRAMVVEVYKMKLEEIKTAKVVISFK
- the lpxD gene encoding UDP-3-O-(3-hydroxymyristoyl)glucosamine N-acyltransferase — encoded protein: MEFTAATIAQFLQGIVEGNPDVKVNNIAKIEEGQPGYLSFLANPKYEKYIYTTESSVVLVNKDFVATEPIKATLIRVADAYQAFAFLLDMVSKARGEKKGVSKQVEIEPTAKIGENPYIGAFVYIGENARIGNNVKLYPQVYIGDNVTIGDEAILYPGVKVYYDCVIGNNVTIHAGTVIGSDGFGFAPSEDGNYKKIPQLGNVILEDYVEIGANTAIDRAVMGSTIVRKGAKIDNLIQIAHNVEIGENTVIAAQTGIAGSAKVGKGCMIGGQVGIVGHIAIPDGMKIAAQSGISSNLRNDGDVVQGSPAFGFGKYQRCYAVFKNLPDLRNTVIELEKKVKALEK